Proteins from one Monodelphis domestica isolate mMonDom1 chromosome 6, mMonDom1.pri, whole genome shotgun sequence genomic window:
- the MUC5AC gene encoding LOW QUALITY PROTEIN: mucin-5AC (The sequence of the model RefSeq protein was modified relative to this genomic sequence to represent the inferred CDS: inserted 3 bases in 2 codons; deleted 6 bases in 5 codons), whose amino-acid sequence MGASRRQALPLWALLLAVSSSVQQQQPGRALPARGISRAAALWPPAGLPGPSSPPRPSGVGAATLEGLQGTLGGTAALLRPRAASRGCRRGRRGRPAGAGGAWMSVALPGPADPQPMRASSVARSDPAFLPPPRQPSPRNAHPRRVAAGCCTGPGPHRWAGLPRCLCFGPRHPFVEVEWQALYDTSDILYDYQGPLQEPGVSSGSLLQATLPPMTAISTVKTLKSSHNGRVCSTWGDFHYKTFDGDIFHFPGLCNYVFSSHCKSPYEDFNIQIRRVPGPNATTAVSRITLKLDGTVVEMNQDVILVHGRPVQLPFSQAGILVEKSGTSVKVVAKLGLVFMWNQDDGLLLELDAKYANQTCGLCGDFNGIPTYNELFSNDVRLTAVQFGNLQKMDGPMEQCQDPIPRAPQNCTVPFDFCGAILNSAPFFACHALVDVSSYVEACRQDVCLCEEAHYTACICSTFAEYSRQCAHAGGLPANWRAPDLCHKTCPWNMQYRECGSPCRDTCSNPDQSLLCEDHCTDGCFCPPGTVLDDVAGRGCVPAEQCFCTYNGQSFAPGTFYSTECTNCTCSGGKWSCRDLPCPGTCSVTGGAHFSTFDEKHYTVHGDCSYVLVKPCGDEAFTVLAELRKCGLTDSETCLKSVTLSVGGGHTMVVVKASGEVFVNWIYTQLPVSAGNVTLFRPSSFFIIAQTNLGLQLTIQLIPTMQVFVQLESSLRGLTCGLCGNFNSIQADDFRSMSGVVEGTAAAFANTFKTQADCPNVRNHFEDPCSLSVENGGKYAQHWCGLLTDPQGVFALCHAGSNPALYHSNCMFDTCNCEKSEDCLCAALSFLRAGLRRPGELVLSGWRAGVCTKPMSSCPKSLTYRYNISACQPTCRSLSEPDVTCNIKFFPVDGCTCEEGTFLDAAGKCVPADSCPCYHHGSVVPNGESVHDNGALCTCTQGRLDCIGGPVPQPVCAAPMVYFDCSKAXPAGVTGAECQKSCHTLDMACYSTQCVSGCMCPDGLVSDGEGGCIQKENCPCVHNEASYKAXETIQVECNTCTCKNRMWHCTDESCLATCAVYGDGHYITFDGQRYSFNGGCEYTLVQDHCGKNSSTQGTFRVITENIPCGTTGTTCSKAIKIFLGWSYELKLSEGKVEVVEKGDAKEEPPYSIRQMGIYLIVDTNMGLVLLWDKKTSISVQLSPDFKGKVCGLCGNYDGNSINDFTTRSLSVVGDVQEFGNSWKISPSCPDAASPRDPCTTNPYRKAWAQKQCSLINSDVFAACHPHVEPTKYYEACVSDACACDTGGDCECFCTAVAAYAQACSEINICVSWRTPSICPLFCDYYNPSGSCEWHYQPCGAPCMKTCHNPSGKCSHNIRGLEGCYPKCPPKTPIFDEDKMQCVQSCAPCYLNGTYYPPGSPVPLRKNCQSCLCTEAGIECTYDSSACTCTYEGKRFHLGEVIYNTTDGIGGCIVATCGPNGTKEAKVYECGVSTPAPFTTFSVISTSAPFSVITTLGHHSTFPGQSTPSTTLPSTGEPSEVPSRTPVPSEVSTITQPATVPTTDTSVTPTTSLESVSTQSATPACVQEVCTWTPWLDVSHPGRGANSGDFDTLENIRAAGYRVCKSPRKVECRAADFPAVPWQELNQNVTCSPTEGLVCLNKDQVSGKCDNYQIKILCCLSQPCEPHTATATVTAPVTPAKSTLSATSMPEHRETTNTHPPESTPFPSTTGTGPSSSPETPGTPGLPTEGKPTPTPTICLQEVCEWTPWIDGSYPEPDIDGGDFDTFKDLRAKGYHFCDVPKAVECRAVSFPNTPLNELEQNVTCSKTEGFLCLNKDQFPPICYNYEIRIQCCELTKCGRERTTKTTSDSHWKPTSSPGTSTTETPSSHSDRQTSTELKPTMHPTCEPQCSWTKWFDVDFPKSGPNSGDVETYNNIMARGEKICHKPEYISQLECRSETHPEVSIQEIGQVVECNRDYGLVCRNQDQKGKFKMCFNYEIRVLCCEPMENCSTTTTTSVTTKTSHEITTNFVPSTTTVPETSTYFVPSTATSPETTPHSVLTATTSPPSSPLNTTISVSTSIQEHSSTSPVTKPPTSHPMTPASTSTQPIPPNCEPQCSWTKWFDVDFPSSGPNSGDVETYNNIIRRGEKICHKPDYITRLECRARDHPHVNIEKIGQVVECNPDYGLVCRNQDQKGKYKMCFNYEIRVLCCEPMENCSATTATSPTTPTTTSVTTKTSHEITTNFVPSTTTSPETTSPSVLTTTTSPLTTTISVSTATQEHSSTSPVTTRTKPSTSHPMTPSSTHVQPPSPTCEPQCSWTKWFDVDFPKSGPNSGDVETYNNIMARGEKICHKPEYISQLECRSETHPEVSIQEIGQVVECNRDYGLVCRNQDQKGKFKMCFNYEIRVLCCEPMENCSTTTATSPTTPTTTSVTTKTSHEITTNFVPSTTTVPETSTYFVTTTTTTATSPETSTIIVPETSTYFVPSTTTVPETSTYFVPSTATVPETSTYFVTTPTPTVPETSTYFVTTTTATSPETSTDFVPFTTTVPETISPSVLTTTTSPLTTTISVSTATQEHSSTSPVTTKTKPSTSHPMTSSSTHVQPPSPTCEPQCSWTKWFDVDFPKSGPNSGDVETYNNIMARGEKICHKPEYISQLECRSETHPEVSIQEIGQVVECNRDYGLVCRNQDQKGKFKMCFNYEIRVLCCEPMENCSTTTATSPTTPTTTSVTTKTSHEITTNFVPSTTTVPETSTYFVTTTTTTATSPETSTIIVPETSTYFVPFTTTVPETSTYFVPSTPTVPETSTYFVTATTATSPETSTDFVPFTTTVPVPFTTTVPETTSPSVLTTTTSPLTTTISVSTATQEHSSTSPITTRTKPSTSHPMTPSSTYVQPPSPTCEPQCSWTKWFDVDFPKSGPNSGDVETYNNIMARGEKICHKPEYISQLECRSETHPEVSIQEIGQVVECNRDYGLVCRNQDQKGKFKMCFNYEIRVLCCEPMENCSTTPTPTSMTTISRTTSVTTSTPSTMTPTIYVATSSTPLSTHTSTPCFCFLSGKVYPSGTLIYNRTDNAGHCYSAICNDDCTVERRAEVCSTSVAPPVPTTPTSGSTPESTPTSPSVSPSHPPATTGKTGSDCLNVVPPRKKGETWLLHKCQKATCEGDNVITLSPVSCPAVKKVACANGYPPVKVYDDADHCCYHYECQCVCSGWGDPHYITFDGVYYTFLDNCTYVLVQQIYAIYGHFRVLIDNYFCDARDGLSCPRSIIVEYRDNRIVLTRALVRGVMENEIIFNNRTIGAGFKQDGIVISTLGINMYVTIPEIGVQVMFSGLLFSVEVPFTKFANNTEGQCGTCTNDKRDECRLPDGKVVSSCSEMSGSWKYSVPGQPYCAKRPPPTPTAPPTTPRPCPPSPLCLLIMSEVFEPCHSIVPPQFYFEGCVYDQCHIPEARVGCSGLELYASLCAAQGLCIDWRGETHGQCSFTCPADKVYQACGPIYPPTCQSPEGSLNTSLTLAEDLSRVTEGCFCPAGTTLFSLSSKVCVRATPSECQSWCTGPHGEPVQPGTVVFSDPCKTCSCDPEGSPESRTHSIQCNVKVCETHCPLGYRMEKVPGKCCGICVPFACVVHSNGSSVHSNGSSVHSNGSSVHSNGSSVHSNGSSVHSNDSSVHLVQPGETWSSPGDKCVQYECERVNGQLILVTVKKACPPALCSPEQVRWSEDGCCLVCPPPPQVYHCDVGRRTQVIRKGGCSSTSPVEVTYCQGNCGDTTSIYSFKSNVLEHSCKCCRELRTSQRNVSLSCPDGSSLAVLFTQVEECGCQHLRCDDVHGGRSDEDSGESEAIQEQSQEQGPRQPPHGGQALRWRRATHSLQPQR is encoded by the exons ATGTCAGACTGACAGCAGTGCAGTTTGGGAATCTGCAGAAGATGGACGGGCCCATGGAGCAGTGCCAGGACCCCATCCCAAGAGCCCCGCAGAACTGCACAGTTCCCTTT GACTTCTGTGGGGCCATCCTCAACAGCGCCCCCTTCTTCGCCTGCCATGCTCTGGTGGACGTCAGCAGCTACGTGGAGGCTTGCCGGCAGGACGTGTGCCTCTGCGAGGAAGCCCACTACACCGCCTGCATCTGCAGCACCTTCGCGGAGTACTCCCGCCAGTGCGCCCACGCCGGAGGGCTGCCCGCCAACTGGAGGGCCCCCGACCTGTGCC ACAAGACCTGCCCCTGGAACATGCAGTACCGGGAGTGCGGCTCCCCCTGCAGGGACACCTGCTCCAACCCCGACCAGTCGCTGCTCTGTGAGGACCACTGCACGGACGGCTGCTTCTGCCCCCCAG GGACGGTGCTGGACGACGTGGCGGGCCGGGGCTGCGTGCCGGCGGAGCAGTGCTTCTGCACGTACAACGGGCAGTCCTTCGCTCCCGGGACCTTCTACTCCACTGAGTGCACCAACTG CACGTGCTCCGGGGGCAAGTGGAGCTGCCGGGACCTGCCCTGCCCCGGCACCTGCTCCGTGACGGGCGGCGCCCACTTCTCCACCTTCGACGAGAAGCACTACACGGTCCACGGGGACTGCAGCTACGTCCTGGTCAAG CCCTGCGGCGACGAGGCCTTCACAGTCCTGGCGGAGCTCCGCAAGTGCGGACTGACCGACAGTGAGACGTGCCTCAAGAGCGTGACTCTCAGCGTCGGGGGCGGCCACACG ATGGTCGTGGTCAAGGCCTCTGGGGAGGTGTTCGTGAACTGGATCTACACCCAGCTGCCCGTCTCGGCCG GCAACGTCACCCTCTTCAGGCCTTCCTCCTTCTTCATCATCGCTCAGACCAACCTGGGCCTCCAGCTGACCATCCAGCTCATCCCCACCATGCAAGTCTTTGTGCAGCTGGAGTCGTCCCTTCGGGGGCTGACCTGCG GCCTCTGTGGGAACTTCAACAGCATCCAGGCGGACGACTTCAGGAGCATGAGCGGGGTGGTGGAAGGCACGGCGGCGGCCTTCGCCAACACCTTCAAGACTCAGGCCGACTGTCCCAACGTCAGGAACCACTTCGAGGACCCGTGCTCGCTCAGCGTGGAGAACGGTGG AAAGTACGCCCAGCACTGGTGTGGCCTGCTCACTGACCCGCAGGGAGTCTTTGCCCTGTGCCACGCG GGGTCCAACCCAGCCCTGTACCACTCG AACTGCATGTTCGACACGTGCAACTGCGAGAAGAGCGAGGACTGTCTGTGTGCGGCGCTCTCTTTCCTACGTGCAGGCCTGCGCCGCCCGGGGGAGTTGGTGCTGAGCGGCTGGAGGGCCGGAGTCTGCA CCAAGCCCATGAGCTCGTGCCCCAAGTCTCTGACGTACCGCTACAACATCAGCGCGTGCCAGCCCACC TGCCGCTCGCTCAGCGAGCCCGACGTCACCTGCAACATCAAGTTCTTCCCCGTGGACGGCTGCACCTGCGAGGAGGGCACCTTCCTGGACGCCGCGGGCAAGTGCGTGCCCGCGGACAGCTGCCCGTGCTACCACCACGGCTCCGTCGTGCCCAACGGAGAGTCTGTCCACGACAACGGGGCCCTGTG CACTTGCACCCAGGGCAGACTGGACTGCATCGGAGGCCCAGTGCCCCAGCCGG TGT GCGCCGCTCCCATGGTCTACTTTGACTGCAGCAAGGC CCCGGCGGGAGTCACGGGAGCCGAGTGCCAGAAGAGCTGCCACACGCTGGACATGGCCTGT TATAGCACCCAGTGTGTCTCTGGTTGCATGTGCCCGGACGGGCTGGTGTCTGACGGAGAAGGAGGCTGCATCCAGAAGGAGAATTGCCCGTGTGTCCACAACGAGGCCAGCTACAAGG GTGAGACCATCCAGGTGGAGTGCAACACCTG CACCTGCAAGAACCGAATGTGGCACTGTACTGACGAGTCCTGCCTGGCCACATGTGCCGTGTAC GGTGACGGGCACTACATCACCTTTGATGGC CAGCGCTACAGTTTCAATGGGGGCTGCGAGTACACTCTGGTCCAG GACCACTGT GGGAAGAACAGCAGCACCCAGGGCACTTTCCGAGTGATCACAGAGAACATCCCCTGCGGGACCACGGGCACCACCTGCTCCAAGGCCATCAAGATCTTCTTGGGGTGG AGCTATGAGCTGAAACTCAGTGAAGGGAAGGTGGAGGTGGTGGAGAAGGGAGATGCCAAGGAGGAGCCACCCTACAGCATCCGCCAGATGGGCATCTACCTTATCGTGGACACCAACATGGGGCTGGTGCTGCTGTGGGACAAGAAGACCAGCATCTCTGTCCAACTGAGCCCGGACTTCAAG GGGAAAGTCTGTGGGCTCTGTGGGAACTACGACGGCAACAGCATCAACGACTTCACCACCAGGAGCCTCTCGGTGGTGGGCGACGTGCAGGAGTTTGGCAACAGCTGGAAGATCTCCCCGTCGTGCCCGGATGCTGCCTCCCCCAGGGACCCCTGCACCACCAACCCTTACCGCAAGGCCTGGGCCCAGAAGCAGTGCAGCCTCATCAACAGCGACGTCTTTGCCGCCTGCCATCCTCAT GTTGAACCCACCAAATACTATGAGGCCTGCGTGTCCGACGCCTGTGCCTGTGACACTGGTGGAGACTGTGAGTGCTTCTGCACAGCCGTGGCCGCCTATGCCCAAGCCTGTAGTGAGATCAACATCTGTGTCTCCTGGAGGACGCCCAGTATCTGTC CTCTGTTCTGTGACTACTACAACCCCAGCGGCTCCTGCGAGTGGCACTACCAGCCCTGCGGCGCCCCCTGCATGAAGACTTGCCACAACCCAAGTGGGAAGTGCTCCCACAACATCCGAGGCCTGGAAG GCTGCTACCCCAAATGCCCGCCAAAGACCCCCATCTTTGACGAAGACAAGATGCAGTGTGTCCAGAGCTGTGCTCCCTGCTACCTCAATGGAACGTACTACCCTCCAGGCTCCCCAGTACCCCTGCGCAAGAACTGCCAGTCGTG CTTGTGCACCGAGGCCGGCATCGAATGCACGTACGACTCAAGCG CGTGTACCTGCACTTACGAGGGAAAGCGCTTCCACCTTGGGGAGGTCATCTACAACACCACAGATGGCATCGGGGGCTGCATCGTCGCCACCTGCGGGCCCAACGGCACGAAAGAAGCGAAGGTGTACGAGTGCGGCGTCAGCACCCCGGCCCCCTTCACCACCTTCTCGGTCATCTCCACCTCCGCCCCCTTCTCGGTCATCACCACCCTGG GGCACCACTCCACCTTTCCGGGACAATCAACTCCATCAACGACTCTGCCTTCCACTGGAGAACCTTCAGAGGTTCCTAGCCGCACACCAGTCCCCTCTGAAGTCAGCACCATCACACAGCCAGCCACCGTGCCCACGACAGACACTAGTGTCACACCCACGACTTCCCTGGAGAGCGTCAGCACACAGTCAGCAACCCCGGCTTGTGTTCAAGAGGTTTGCACGTGGACCCCTTGGCTGGACGTCAGCCACCCGGGAAGAGGAGCGAACAGTGGAGACTTCGATACGCTGGAGAACATCCGAGCTGCCGGCTATCGAGTCTGCAAGTCCCCCAGGAAGGTGGAGTGCAGAGCTGCCGACTTCCCTGCCGTGCCCTGGCAGGAGCTCAATCAAAACGTGACGTGCAGCCCAACAGAGGGGTTGGTCTGCCTTAATAAGGATCAGGTGTCCGGAAAGTGTGACAACTACCAGATCAAAATCCTGTGCTGCCTTTCTCAGCCATGTGAGCCCCACACAGCCACGGCTACAGTGACAGCACCAGTGACCCCGGCCAAGTCAACTTTGAGCGCAACTTCGATGCCAGAACACAGGGAAACTACAAATACTCACCCTCCCGAATCCACACCTTTTCCATCAACAACGGGAACGGGGCCCTCTTCGTCCCCAGAGACACCCGGGACACCGGGGCTCCCTACTGAGGGGAAGCCGACACCGACGCCAACCATTTGTCTTCAGGAAGTCTGTGAATGGACACCCTGGATAGATGGGAGTTATCCAGAACCAGACATCGATGGGGGAGACTTCGACACCTTCAAGGATTTAAGAGCGAAAGGATACCACTTTTGTGATGTCCCCAAAGCAGTGGAATGTAGAGCTGTGAGCTTCCCCAACACGCCTCTGAACGAGCTGGAGCAGAACGTGACGTGTAGCAAGACCGAGGGATTCTTGTGCCTGAACAAAGATCAGTTCCCACCCATATGTTACAATTACGAGATCCGAATTCAATGTTGTGAGCTCACAAAGTGTGGGAGAGAGCGGACCACCAAAACAACCTCAGATTCTCACTGGAAACCAACGAGCAGCCCGGGAACATCAACCACAGAGACTCCAAGCTCCCATTCAGATCGCCAAACAAGCACAGAACTTAAGCCCACAATGCACCCCACCTGTGAGCCCCAGTGCTCGTGGACCAAGTGGTTTGATGTTGATTTTCCAAAATCTGGCCCCAACAGTGGAGATGTTGAAACCTACAACAACATCATGGCGAGAGGAGAGAAGATCTGCCACAAACCCGAATACATCAGCCAACTTGAGTGCCGTTCAGAGACCCACCCGGAAGTTAGCATCCAGGAGATTGGTCAGGTGGTAGAGTGCAACCGTGACTATGGGCTCGTCTGCAGGAACCAGGACCAGAAGGGGAAATTCAAGATGTGTTTCAATTATGAGATCCGTGTTCTCTGCTGTGAACCCATGGAGAACTGTTCCACCACCACAACCACATCAGTCACCACAAAGACAAGTCACGAGATAACCACTAACTTTGTGCCTTCCACCACCACAGTTCCTGAGACAAGCACGTATTTTGTGCCCTCCACTGCCACAAGTCCTGAGACAACCCCCCATTCTGTTCTCACCGCCACCACCTCACCTCCATCCTCACCCCTAAATACAACGATATCAGTTTCCACTTCAATCCAAGAGCACTCAAGCACTAGCCCTGTGACAAAACCACCCACATCTCATCCAATGACACCCGCTAGCACATCTACTCAACCAATACCCCCCAACTGTGAGCCCCAGTGCTCATGGACCAAGTGGTTTGATGTTGATTTCCCATCATCTGGACCCAACAGTGGAGATGTTGAAACCTACAATAACATCatcagaagaggagagaagatctGCCACAAGCCTGATTATATAACGCGGCTTGAATGCCGGGCACGGGACCATCCCCATGTCAACATTGAGAAAATAGGACAAGTAGTAGAATGCAACCCTGACTATGGGCTCGTCTGCAGGAACCAGGACCAGAAGGGGAAATACAAGATGTGTTTCAATTATGAGATCCGTGTTCTCTGCTGTGAACCCATGGAGAACTGTTCCGCCACCACGGCCACATCTCCAACCACCCCCACAACCACATCAGTCACCACAAAGACAAGTCACGAGATAACCACTAACTTTGTGCCCTCCACCACCACAAGTCCTGAGACAACCTCCCCTTCTGttctcaccaccaccacctcacCCCTAACTACAACAATATCAGTTTCCACTGCAACCCAAGAGCATTCAAGCACTAGCCCTGTAACTACAAGGACAAAACCATCCACATCTCATCCAATGACACCCTCTAGCACACATGTCCAGCCACCATCTCCCACCTGTGAGCCCCAGTGCTCGTGGACCAAGTGGTTTGATGTTGATTTCCCAAAATCTGGCCCCAACAGTGGAGATGTTGAAACCTACAACAACATCATGGCGAGAGGAGAGAAGATCTGCCACAAACCCGAATACATCAGCCAGCTTGAGTGCCGTTCAGAGACCCACCCGGAAGTTAGCATCCAGGAGATTGGTCAGGTGGTAGAGTGCAACCGTGACTATGGGCTCGTCTGCAGGAACCAGGACCAGAAGGGGAAATTCAAGATGTGTTTCAATTATGAGATCCGTGTTCTCTGCTGTGAACCCATGGAGAACTGTTCCACCACCACGGCCACATCTCCAACCACCCCCACAACCACATCAGTCACCACAAAGACAAGTCACGAGATAACCACTAACTTTGTGCCCTCCACCACCACAGTTCCTGAGACAAGCACGTATTTTgtgaccaccaccaccaccaccgccacAAGTCCTGAGACAAGCACCATTATAGTTCCTGAGACAAGCACGTATTTTGTGCCCTCCACCACCACAGTTCCTGAGACAAGCACGTATTTTGTGCCCTCCACCGCCACAGTTCCTGAGACAAGCACGTATTTTGtgaccacccccacccccacagttCCTGAGACAAGCACGTATTTTGTGACCACCACCACCGCCACAAGTCCTGAGACAAGCACCGATTTTGTGCCCTTCACGACCACAGTTCCTGAGACAATCTCCCCTTCTGttctcaccaccaccacctcacCCCTAACTACAACAATATCAGTTTCCACTGCAACCCAAGAGCATTCAAGCACTAGCCCTGTaactacaaagacaaaaccatCCACATCTCATCCAATGACATCCTCTAGCACACATGTCCAGCCACCATCTCCCACCTGTGAGCCCCAGTGCTCGTGGACCAAGTGGTTTGATGTTGATTTCCCAAAATCTGGCCCCAACAGTGGAGATGTTGAAACCTACAACAACATCATGGCGAGAGGAGAGAAGATCTGCCACAAACCTGAATACATCAGCCAGCTTGAGTGCCGTTCAGAGACCCACCCGGAAGTTAGCATCCAGGAGATTGGTCAGGTGGTAGAGTGCAACCGTGACTATGGGCTCGTCTGCAGGAACCAGGACCAGAAGGGGAAATTCAAGATGTGTTTCAATTATGAGATCCGTGTTCTCTGCTGTGAACCCATGGAGAACTGTTCCACCACCACGGCCACATCTCCAACCACCCCCACAACCACATCAGTCACCACAAAGACAAGTCACGAGATAACCACTAACTTTGTGCCCTCCACCACCACAGTTCCTGAGACAAGCACGTATTTTgtgaccaccaccaccaccaccgccacAAGTCCTGAGACAAGCACCATTATAGTTCCTGAGACAAGCACATATTTTGTGCCCTTCACCACCACAGTTCCTGAGACAAGCACATATTTTGTGCCCTCCACCCCCACAGTTCCTGAGACAAGCACGTATTTTGTGACCGCCACCACCGCCACAAGTCCTGAGACAAGCACCGATTTTGTGCCCTTCACGACCACAGTTCCTGTGCCCTTCACGACCACAGTTCCTGAGACAACCTCCCCTTCTGttctcaccaccaccacctcacCCCTAACTACAACAATATCAGTTTCCACTGCAACCCAAGAGCATTCAAGCACTAGCCCTATAACTACAAGGACAAAACCATCCACATCTCATCCAATGACACCCTCTAGCACATATGTCCAGCCACCATCTCCCACCTGTGAGCCCCAGTGCTCGTGGACCAAGTGGTTTGATGTTGATTTCCCAAAATCTGGCCCCAACAGTGGAGATGTTGAAACCTACAACAACATCATGGCGAGAGGAGAGAAGATCTGCCACAAACCCGAATACATCAGCCAGCTTGAGTGCCGTTCAGAGACCCACCCGGAAGTTAGCATCCAGGAGATTGGACAGGTGGTAGAGTGCAACCGTGACTATGGGCTCGTCTGCAGGAACCAGGACCAGAAGGGGAAATTCAAGATGTGTTTCAATTATGAGATCCGTGTTCTCTGCTGTGAACCCATGGAGAACTGTTCCACAACACCCACCCCAACCTCCATGACAACCATTTCTAGAACTACATCAGTCACTACCTCCACTCCATCTACTATGACCCCAACGATATATGTTGCCACAAGCTCTACCCCCTTGTCTACACATACAAGTACTCCTTGTTTCTGCTTCCTATCCGGAAAAGTCTACCCATCTG GAACTCTGATTTACAACCGGACTGACAATGCGGGGCATTGCTACTCTGCCATTTGCAATGACGACTGTACTGTGGAGAGAAGAGCAGAGGTGTGTTCCACTTCGGTTGCTCCTCCAGTCCCAACTACGCCTACATCTGGGTCCACACCAGAATCCACTCCCACGTCGCCATCAGTGTCTCCTTCTCATCCTCCAGCTACAACAGGAAAAACAGGATCAGATTGTCTCAATGTAGTACCACCAAGAAAG AAAGGAGAGACTTGGCTCCTGCACAAGTGCCAGAAAGCCACGTGCGAGGGGGACAACGTGATCACCCTAAGCCCTGTGAGCTGCCCTGCCGTGAAGAAGGTGGCCTGTGCTAACGGCTACCCTCCTGTGAAGGTTTACGACGACGCTGACCACTGCTGCTACCATTACGAATGCCAAT GTGTGTGCAGTGGCTGGGGAGATCCTCACTACATCACCTTTGATGGCGTCTACTACACTTTCTTGGACAACTGCACCTATGTCCTAGTACAACAAATCTACGCCATCTACGGCCATTTCCGGGTGCTCATCGACAACTACTTCTGTGATGCCCGCGACGGGCTATCCTGTCCTCGGTCGATCATCGTCGAGTACAGGGACAATCGCATCGTGCTCACCCGCGCCCTGGTCCGTGGGGTGATGGAGAACGAG ATTATCTTCAACAACCGGACCATCGGTGCCGGGTTCAAGCAAGACGGCATCGTGATCTCCACCCTGGGCATTAACATGTACGTCACCATCCCAGAGATTGGCGTCCAAGTCATGTTCAGCGGGCTGCTCTTCTCTGTGGAGGTGCCCTTCACCAAGTTTGCCAACAACACAGAAGGCCAGTGTG GGACTTGTACCAACGACAAGAGAGACGAGTGCCGCCTGCCTGATGGGAAGGTTGTGTCCTCCTGCTCGGAAATGTCCGGCTCCTGGAAGTACAGCGTGCCCGGCCAGCCTTACTGTGCTAAGAGGCCGCCCCCGACCCCGACAGCGCCGCCCACCACGCCCAGGCCGTGCCCACCGTCCCCTCTCTGCCTGCTGATCATGAGCGA GGTCTTCGAGCCGTGCCACAGCATCGTCCCGCCGCAGTTCTACTTCGAGGGCTGCGTGTATGACCAGTGCCACATCCCCGAGGCCAGGGTGGGCTGCTCCGGCCTGGAGCTCTACGCCTCCCTCTGCGCCGCGCAAGGCCTGTGCATCGACTGGAGGGGCGAGACCCACGGCCAGTGCT CGTTCACGTGCCCTGCTGACAAGGTGTACCAGGCGTGCGGCCCCATCTACCCGCCCACGTGCCAGAGCCCCGAGGGGAGCCTCAACACCAGCCTGAC cCTGGCCGAAGACCTCAGCCGAGTCACCGAGGGATGCTTCTGCCCCGCCGGCACCACCCTCTTCAGCTTGAGCTCCAAAGTCTGCGTGCGAGCCACCCCCTCCGAGTGCCAGT cCTGGTGCACAGGCCCCCACGGAGAGCCCGTGCAG CCTGGCACCGTGGTGTTCTCGGATCCCTGTAAGACGTGCAGTTGTGACCCCGAAGGCAGCCCCGAGTCCAGGACACACAGCATCCAGTGCAACGTCAAAGTCTGCGAGACCCACTGCCCGCTG GGCTACAGGATGGAGAAGGTGCCAGGCAAGTGCTGCGGGATATGCGTGCCGTTTGCCTGCGTGGTGCATTCCAATGGCAGCTCGGTGCATTCCAATGGCAGCTCGGTGCATTCCAATGGCAGCTCGGTGCATTCCAATGGCAGCTCGGTGCATTCCAATGGCAGCTCGGTGCATTCCAATGACAGCTCGGTGCATCTGGTCCAG CCGGGGGAAACCTGGTCCAGTCCCGGGGATAAATGTGTCCAGTACGAATGTGAGAGAGTCAACGGGCAGCTCATTTTGGTGACTGTGAAGAAGGCCTGTCCCCCCGCCCTCTGCTCGCCG GAACAAGTCAGGTGGAGTGAAGATGGTTGCTGTCTGGTGTGTCCCCCACCTCCCC AGGTTTACCACTGCGACGTGGGCCGACGCACACAAGTCATCCGGAAGGGTGGCTGCAGCTCCACCAGCCCAGTGGAAGTGACTTACTGCCAGGGCAACTGCGGTGACACGACCTCCAT CTATTCCTTCAAGTCCAATGTGTTGGAGCACAGCTGCAAGTGCTGCCGAGAGCTGAGGACCAGCCAGAGGAACGTGTCGTTGAGCTGCCCCGACGGCTCCAGCCTGGCCGTCCTCTTCACCCAGGTGGAGGAGTGTGGCTGCCAGCACCTGCGATGTGATGACGTGCATGGTGGCAGGAGCGATGAGGACAGTGGAGAGAGTGAGGCCATccaggagcagagccaggaacaGGGGCCGCGCCAGCCTCCCCATGGGGGCCAGGCCCTGCGTTGGCGAAGGGCCACCCACAGCCTCCAGCCCCAAAGATAA